In Myxocyprinus asiaticus isolate MX2 ecotype Aquarium Trade chromosome 32, UBuf_Myxa_2, whole genome shotgun sequence, one genomic interval encodes:
- the LOC127423491 gene encoding coiled-coil domain-containing protein 57-like, which yields MLLFDIIMQEAVDLEALLACKEKEWKELQTLRIGQLETALQEATTELSAQRERFLRLRDDFKYNLCVLEERDRELERYDALAAHAQIEDSARREEVSELRIEMAKLQDALEEERKAKEDIEMQYQKRGVDLRLKLEKMQSVMESEIQKLREENETLRRNLQRRIRESDEELALQKQEVMADFDSEMRKREHEFSLKLDEMNSIVLSHELKEKLLSKELEVHTKAHNQATEALQASEELYQLAQKEIQRRDWDLKNTTAMKDSRIKELKDKLQQMESNYKKEQKAYNRKHAELERRSQEKEDALGLIREAHKKELQEMRDRTSELQAQLDRLILEQERRERSHADDLHHKDQQIQELRTQLETTRSGWDTYITQVSKEMVAKDTKLLSVGERDAKVKVELQRCKEDIERYKHQVASGLQREQALEQKRVQLELDWERRCEEVRSEHYLRSEELIQSLTMARDQVTAELREKERELQETVALLKCVTVERDKALCGTKPAPTGTLASDSSSFPSEEIRRLQQQNSSLRAVVAEMRKEMEILSKQMPPAQSQTTDPESSTAGTTEYSQDLEKEMMALKAKCRHLEERLEEALKTTNTANTPALAFPVSPDNAYLQNHIRLLNETIGGLRVEKVASAAALKKQEVRLAHLESAVEQLNQQCHLKHIENEGLRLEMANLKRAAAAEEARMKQTLTATQLELNEVRREAEEYQKGSLLYNLETVALGNQVSALKIDLASRREPIVLNQSEMVKQQLQEENLSLRQQQLLQSSARGGAVGDVSLLQSKLKQAARLISSLSQDKRQLIEMGNRLRAQLTEAGLEVARHSKIILKPSNDPEHSLVVKDPTQSEYVVQPQRRLSTLEQLQYQLTTQELQYAQRDQNKKMPIIVRPQFSESERSDRHGTTNPWEPPVRVQSLGSEENTPSERNQSEAPQQLPGSPHNLVSSVGTDESLQDVWQMLDRGLSSSVFSLSDSEDKGTLAVSNRGKQEIICQPSTSLVSVEGTKALLQEKKKQRHTTFVPVKKTRPAGNLGKIRNYNIKD from the exons ATGCTGTTGTTTGACATAATCATGCAGGAGGCTGTGGACTTGGAGGCCCTACTGGCCTGTAAAGAAAAAGAATGGAAAGAACTTCAGACTTTGCGGATCGGACAACTAGAGACTGCTTTGCAAGAGGCAACAACAGAGCTATCTGCCCAGAGAGAGCGTTTCCTCCGTTTGCGGGATGACTTCAAGTACAATCTATGTGTCCTGGAGGAGAGGGACAGAGAGCTGGAGCGGTATGATGCCTTGGCAGCCCATGCTCAGATTGAGGACAGTGCCAGGCGAGAAGAGGTCAGTGAACTGAGGATTGAGATGGCAAAACTCCAGGATGCCCTGGAGGAGGAGAGGAAGGCGAAGGAGGACATAGAAATGCAATATCAGAAGAGAGGAGTTGATCTCCGACTTAAATTGGAAAAGATGCAGAG CGTGATGGAAAGTGAGATCCAAAAACTCAGGGAGGAGAACGAAACATTGAGACGCAATCTCCAGCGACGAATTCGGGAATCCGATGAGGAGCTGGCCCTGCAGAAACAG GAAGTGATGGCAGATTTTGACAGTGAGATGAGAAAACGGGAGCATGAATTCAGTCTAAAGCTGGATGAGATGAACAGCATTGTTCTCTCCCATGAGCTCAAA GAAAAGCTTTTGAGCAAAGAGCTGGAGGTCCACACCAAAGCTCACAATCAGGCCACTGAAGCCCTGCAGGCATCTGAGGAACTTTACCAGCTGGCACAAAAAGAGATCCAGCGCAGAGATTGGGATCTAAAGAACACCACTGCAATGAAAGACTCCAG GATAAAAGAGCTTAAGGACAAACTACAGCAAATGGAGAGCAATTATAAAAAAGAGCAGAAAGCCTACAACAGGAA GCATGCAGAGCTGGAACGCAGGTCTCAGGAGAAAGAGGATGCACTGGGCCTTATAAGAGAGGCTCACAAGAAAGAGCTCCAGGAGATGAGGGACAGGACCTCAGAGCTGCAGGCCCAACTGGACAGGCTGATCCTGGAGCAGGAGAGGAGAGAAAGGAGCCATGCAGATGACCTCCACCATAAAGACCAGCAGATACAGGA GCTCAGAACGCAGCTGGAAACAACTCGATCTGGCTGGGATACTTACATCACTCAGGTCTCCAAAGAAATGGTTGCCAAGGATACCAAGCTGCTTTCTGTAGGGGAGAGAGATGCCAAAGTGAAAGTAGAGTTGCAAAGGTGTAAAGAGGATATAGAAAG GTATAAGCATCAGGTAGCGAGTGGGCTGCAGAGAGAGCAGGCACTGGAGCAGAAGAGAGTTCAGCTGGAGTTAGACTGGGAGCGGCGATGTGAGGAGGTGCGTTCTGAACACTACCTGAGAAGCGAGGAACTTATCCAGAGCCTCACAATGGCCAGAGACCAG GTAACTGCTGAGttgagagagaaggaaagagagtTGCAGGAGACGGTGGCACTCCTGAAATGTGTCACAGTAGAGCGAGATAAGGCACTGTGTGGAACCAAACCAGCACCAACTGGAACTCTG GCATCGGACAGCAGCAGTTTCCCTTCAGAGGAAATCAGGAGACTCCAGCAGCAGAACAGCAGTCTTAGAGCTGTGGTGGCTGAGATGAGGAAGGAGATGGAGATCCTGAGCAAACAGATGCCTCCAGCTCAGAGTCAGACCACTGATCCAGAATCCAGCACTGCAG GGACTACAGAGTACAGTCAGGATTTGGAGAAAGAGATGATGGCTCTTAAGGCCAAATGTCGTCATCTTGAGGAGCGGTTGGAGGAGGCGCTGAAGACCACCAATACCGCCAACACCCCTGCCCTTGCTTTCCCGGTTTCACCTGACAATGCTTACCTTCAGAACCACATCAGATTGCTCAATGAGACCATAG GTGGGCTACGAGTGGAAAAAGTAGCCAGTGCTGCTGCTCTGAAGAAACAGGAAGTTAGGCTGGCTCATTTGGAGTCTGCTGTGGAACAGCTCAACCAGCAG TGTCACTTAAAACACATAGAAAATGAGGGATTACGTCTGGAGATGGCCAATCTGAAGAGGGCAGCAGCAGCTGAAGAGGCGAGGATGAAGCAAACACTAACAGCCACTCAGCTGGAGTTGAATGAAGTGAGACGGGAGGCAGAGGAGTACCAAAAAGGCAGTTTGCTATATAACCTGGAGACGGTTGCCCTTGGTAACCAG GTTTCAGCACTGAAGATTGACCTTGCAAGCAGAAGAGAGCCAATTGTTCTTAACCAG AGTGAGATGGTGAAGCAGCAGCTTCAAGAGGAGAACCTGTCCCTGAGACAGCAGCAGCTGTTACAGAGTTCTGCGAGAGGAGGCGCTGTGGGTGATGTTTCTCTGCTCCAGTCAAAGCTCAAACAGGCTGCACGCTTGATCTCCAGTCTCAGTCAGGATAAACGACAGCTCATTGAAATGGGCAACAGGCTCCGAGCTCAGCTGACAGAGGCAGGACTGGAGG TTGCACGGCACTCAAAAATCATACTCAAACCAAGTAATGATCCAGAGCACAGCCTAGTGGTAAAAGACCCTACTCAATCAGAGTATGTAGTCCAGCCACAGCGCCGCTTATCTACCCTGGAACAGCTACAGTATCAGCTAACCACTCAG GAGCTTCAATATGCTCAGAGAGATCAAAATAAGAAAATGCCTATTATAGTTCGTCCCCAATTCTCTGAGAGTGAGAGATCAGACAGACACGGAACAACCAACCCCTGGGAGCCACCAGTCAGAGTTCAG TCTCTGGGCAGTGAAGAAAACACACCTTCAGAGCGGAACCAGTCTGAAGCCCCGCAACAGCTGCCTGGGTCACCCCACAATTTGGTGTCCTCTGTGGGCACAGATGAGTCTCTTCAGGATGTGTGGCAGATGTTGGATCGAGGTTTGAGCTCCTCAGTGTTTTCTCTAAGTGACAGTGAGGACAAAG GTACATTGGCTGTATCAAACAGAGGAAAGCAAGAAATTATTTGTCAGCCTTCTACTTCACTGGTCAGTGTGGAGGGCACCAAAGCATTACTACAGGAGAAGAAGAAACAAAGACACACAACATTTGTACCTGTGAAAAAGACACGTCCAGCTGGAAATCTGGGCAAGATTCGGAATTACAACATTAAAGACTGA